From a region of the Impatiens glandulifera chromosome 4, dImpGla2.1, whole genome shotgun sequence genome:
- the LOC124933607 gene encoding uncharacterized protein LOC124933607 → MVMGVKLIIITFCLNVMIFHCEGIGKLSNEISSMASAVGDPGMRRDGLRIAFEAWNFCNEVGHEEAPSMGSPRAADCFDLSEDYSLNHKISEKINKLGVGQSFPGLTSSAMNNTDLYAVEKEIYLASLCEVKESSENPWQFWMIMLKNGNYDSTSGLCPENGKKGSPFKPGRFPCFGNGCMNQPDLYHEQTRYDRKTNTMIGSFKGSYDLGSDIIVNNNDTSYFEVVWEKKIGIGSWVFYHKLKTSKKYPWLMLYLRADATKGFSGGYHYDTRGMLKTLPESPNFKVKLTLDIKQGGGPKSQFYLIDMGSCWKNDGSPCNGDVLTDVTRYSEMIINPETPATCSPTGLQNCPPYHITPSDIKIYRNDTARFPYGAYHYYCVPGNGKYLEKPYSTCDPYSNPQAQEIVQLLPHPIWAEYGYPTKKGDGWVGDARTWELDVGGLSSRLYFYQDPDSKPAKRIWTSLDVGTEVFVSHKDETAEWTLSDFDVILNSPTVV, encoded by the exons ATGGTGATGGGTGTTAAGCTTATTATAATAACATTCTGTTTGAATGTTATGATCTTCCATTGTGAAGGAATAGGCAAATTAAGCAATGAAATATCATCAATGGCGTCTGCAGTTGGAGACCCAGGAATGAGAAGAGATGGTTTAAGAATTGCATTCGAAGCTTGGAACTTCTGTAATGAAGTCGGCCATGAAGAAGCTCCTTCCATGGGTAGTCCCAGAGCAGCCGACTGTTTCGACCTTTCAGAAGATTATTCATTGAATCACAAGATCAGTGAAAAAATCAACAAGCTTGGAGTTGGTCAGTCATTTCCAGGATTAACTTCATCAGCTATGAACAATACAGACTTATATGCAGTTGAGAAGGAGATTTATCTAGCTTCATTATGTGAAGTTAAAGAATCTTCAGAAAATCCATGGCAGTTTTGGATGATTATGTTGAAGAATGGTAATTATGATTCAACTTCTGGTTTATGTCCTGAAAATGGGAAGAAGGGTTCTCCTTTTAAACCAGGAAGGTTTCCTTGTTTTGGAAATGGATGTATGAACCAGCCAGATTTATATCATGAACAAACAAGGTATGATAGGAAAACTAATACTATGATTGGAAGTTTTAAGGGGAGTTATGATTTGGGTTCAgatattattgttaataataatgataCCTCCTACTTTGAGGTTGTTTGGGAGAAGAAGATTGGAATTGGGAGTTGggttttttatcataaattgaAGACTTCTAAGAAGTATCCATGGTTGATGTTGTATTTAAGAGCTGATGCAACTAAAGGTTTTTCTGGTGGTTATCATTATGATACTAGAGGAATGCTCAAAACT TTACCGGAGTCGCCAAACTTCAAAGTGAAGTTGACATTGGACATTAAACAAGGAGGGGGGCCAAAGAGTCAATTCTACTTAATAGATATGGGAAGTTGTTGGAAAAACGACGGTTCACCATGCAATGGCGATGTTCTAACCGACGTGACTCGATATAGCGAGATGATTATCAACCCTGAGACACCAGCTACTTGCAGCCCGACCGGGCTGCAAAATTGCCCGCCTTACCATATTACACCTAGCGATATCAAGATTTACAGGAACGACACTGCACGATTTCCTTATGGGGCTTATCATTACTATTGTGTACCTGGAAATGGAAAGTACTTGGAGAAACCTTATAGCACTTGTGATCCTTATAGTAATCCTCAGGCTCAAGAAATTGTTCAGCTTTTGCCTCATCCTATATGGGCTGAGTATGGCTATCCGACTAAAAAAGGTGATGGTTGGGTTGGGGATGCTAGAACTTGGGAGCTTGATGTTGGCGGCCTTTCGAGTAGACTTTACTTTTATCAG GATCCGGATTCGAAACCTGCAAAACGGATATGGACATCGCTCGATGTGGGGACTGAAGTATTTGTGAGTCACAAAGATGAAACAGCTGAATGGACTCTAAGTGACTTTGATGTGATTCTGAATTCCCCAACCGTTGTCTAG